One genomic segment of Pseudorca crassidens isolate mPseCra1 chromosome X, mPseCra1.hap1, whole genome shotgun sequence includes these proteins:
- the RBM10 gene encoding RNA-binding protein 10 isoform X7, translating into MEYERRKDCPLFPPHPSFPRGGRGDRTGRYGAADRSQDDGGENRSRDHDYRDMDYRSYPREYGSQEGKHDYDDSSEEQSAEDSYEASPGSETQRRRRRRHRHSPTGPPGFPRDGDYRDQDYRTEQGEEEEEEEEEEEEEKASNIVMLRMLPQAATEDDIRGQLQSHGVQAREVRLMRNKSSGQSRGFAFVEFSHLQDATRWMEANQHSLNILGQKVSMHYSDPKPKINEDWLCNKCGVQNFKRREKCFKCGVPKSEAEQKLPLGARLDQQTLPLGGRELSQGLLPLPQPYQAQGVLASQALSQGSEPSSENANDTIILRNLNPHSTMDSILGALAPYAVLSSSNVRVIKDKQTQLNRGFAFIQLSTIVEAAQLLQILQALHPPLTIDGKTINVEFAKGSKRDMASNEGSRINAASVASTAIAAAQWAISQASQGGEGAWATPEEPPVDYSYYQQEEGYGGSQGTESSLYAHGYLKGTKGPGITGTKGDPAGAGPEASLEPGADSVSLQAFSRTQPGATPGVYQQSAAEASGSQGTAANSQSYTIMSPAVLKSELQSPTHPSSSLPPATSPSAQESYSQYPVPDVSTYQYDETSGYYYDPQTGLYYDPNSQYYYNAQSQQYLYWDGERRTYVPALEQSADGHKETGAPSKEGKEKKEKHKTKTAQQIAKDMERWARSLNKQKENFKNSFQPISSLRDDERRESATADAGYAILEKKGALAERQHTSMDLPKLASDDRPSPPRGLVAAYSGESDSEEEQERGGPEREEKLTDWQKLACLLCRRQFPSKEALIRHQQLSGLHKQNLEIHRRAHLSENELEALEKNDMEQMKYRDRAAERREKYGIPEPPEPKRRKYSGMSAASVDFEQPTRDGLGSDNIGSRMLQAMGWKEGSGLGRKKQGIVTPIEAQTRVRGSGLGARGSSYGVTSTESYKETLHKTMVTRFNEAQ; encoded by the exons ATGGAGTATGAAAGACG AAAGGAttgccctctcttccctccccatccTTCTTTCCCCAGAGGGGGTCGTGGAGACAGGACTGGCCGTTACGGAGCCGCCGATCGTTCACAGGATGATGGTGGGGAGAACCGCAGCCGGGATCACGACTACCGGGACATGGACTACCGCTCATATCCCCGCGAGTATGGCAGCCAGGAGGGCAAGCACGACTATGATGACTCGTCCGAAGAGCAGAGTGCAGag GATTCCTACGAGGCCTCCCCGGGCTCCGAGACTCAGCgtaggcggcggcggcggcacagGCACAGCCCCACCGGCCCACCAGGCTTCCCCCGAGACGGCGACTATCGGGACCAGGACTATCGGACCgagcaaggggaggaggaggaggaggaggaggaggaggaggaggaggagaaggccaGTAACATCGTCATGCTGAGGATGCTGCCACAGGCAGCCACTGAGGATGAC ATCCGTGGCCAGCTGCAGTCCCACGGCGTCCAAGCACGGGAGGTCCGGCTGATGCGGAACAAATCCTCAG GTCAGAGCCGGGGCTTCGCCTTCGTCGAGTTTAGTCACTTGCAGGACGCTACACGATGGATGGAAGCCAATCAG CACTCCCTCAACATCCTGGGCCAGAAGGTGTCCATGCACTACAGCGACCCCAAGCCCAAGATCAATGAGGACTGGCTGTGTAATAAG TGTGGCGTCCAGAACTTCAAACGCCGTGAGAAGTGCTTCAAATGTGGTGTGCCCAAGTCAG AGGCAGAGCAGAAGCTGCCCCTGGGCGCAAGGTTGGATCAGCAGACACTACCGCTGGGTGGTCGGGAGCTAAGCCAGGGCCTGCTGCCCCTGCCACAGCCCTACCAGGCCCAGGGAGTGCTGGCCTCCCAGGCCCTGTCACAGGGCTCGGAGCCGAGCTCAGAGAACGCCAACGACA CCATCATTTTGCGCAACCTGAACCCACACAGCACCATGGATTCCATCCTGGGGGCCCTGGCACCCTACGCAGTGCTGTCCTCCTCCAACGTACGCGTCATCAAGGACAAGCAGACCCAACTGAACCGTGGCTTTGCCTTCATCCAGCTCTCCACCATCGTG GAGGCAGCCCAGCTGCTGCAGATCCTGCAGGCCCTGCACCCGCCGCTCACCATCGACGGCAAGACCATCAACGTTGAGTTTGCCAAGGGTTCTAAGAG GGACATGGCCTCCAACGAAGGCAGTCGCATCAATGCTGCCTCTGTGGCCAGCACTGCCATTGCCGCGGCCCAGTGGGCCATCTCGCAG GCCTCCCAGGGTGGGGAGGGTGCCTGGGCCACCCCCGAGGAGCCACCGGTCGACTACAGCTACTACCAACAGGAGGAGGGCTATGGCGGCAGCCAGGGCACAGAGTCCTCTCTCTATGCCCATGGCTACCTCAAGGGCACGAAGGGCCCCGGCATCActggaaccaaaggggacccagCCGGAGCAG GTCCCGAGGCCTCCCTGGAGCCTGGGGCAGACTCTGTGTCCCTGCAGGCTTTCTCCCGCACCCAGCCTGGTGCCACCCCTGGTGTCTACCAGCAGTCAGCAGCTGAAGCAAGCGGCAGCCAGGGCACTGCTGCCAACAGCCAG TCATACACCATCATGTCACCCGCTGTGCTCAAATCTGAGCTCCAGAGCCCCACCCATCCCAGCTCTTCCCTGCCACCAGCCACGAGTCCCTCTGCCCAGGAGTCCTACAGCCAGTACC CTGTTCCTGACGTCTCCACCTACCAGTACGACGAGACATCTGGCTACTACTATGACCCCCAGACTGGCCTCTACTACGACCCCAACTCTCAG taCTACTACAATGCTCAGAGCCAGCAGTACCTGTACTGGGATGGGGAAAGGCGGACCTATGTTCCTGCCCTGGAGCAGTCAGCTGATGGGCATAAGGAAACGGGAGCGCCCTCGAAGGAGggcaaagagaagaaggaaaagcacAAGACCAAGACGGCCCAACAG ATTGCCAAGGACATGGAACGCTGGGCCCGCAGCCTcaacaagcaaaaagaaaacttcaaaaacagCTTCCAGCCCATCAGTTCCCTACGAGACGATGAAAGGCGGGAGTCGGCCACCGCAGATGCTGGCTACGCCATCCTCGAGAAGAAG GGAGCACTAGCTGAGAGACAGCACACCAGCATGGACCTCCCAAAACTGGCCAGTGATGACCGCCCA AGCCCACCGAGGGGGCTGGTGGCAGCCTACAGCGGGGAGAGTGACAGTGAGGAGGAGCAAGAGCGCGGGGGGCCGGAGCGGGAGGAGAAGCTCACTGACTGGCAGAAGCTGGCCTGTCTGCTCTGCCGGCGCCAGTTCCCCAGCAAGGAGGCGCTCATCCGCCACCAGCAGCTCTCCGGGCTCCACAAG CAAAACCTTGAGATTCACCGGCGAGCCCACCTGTCAGAAAATGAGCTggaagcacttgagaagaacgacATGGAG CAAATGAAGTACCGGGACCGCGCAGCTGAACGCAGAGAGAAGTATGGCATCCCTGAGCCGCCGGAGCCCAAGAGGAGGAAATATAGCGGCATGTCTGCGGCCTCTGT GGACTTTGAGCAGCCCACGCGGGATGGGCTGGGCAGTGACAACATTGGCAGTCGCATGCTCCAGGCTATGGGCTGGAAAGAGGGCAGTGGCCTGGGCCGCAAGAAACAGGGCATTGTGACTCCCATTGAG GCCCAGACACGGGTGCGGGGCTCCGGCTTGGGTGCCCGAGGCAGCTCCTATGGGGTCACCTCAACCGAGTCATACAAGGAGACGCTGCACAAGACAATGGTGACCCGCTTCAACGAGGCCCAGTGA